Genomic DNA from Streptomyces diastaticus subsp. diastaticus:
ACACGGGGCCGGGCCGGAGGACCGCACCGTCCGCGTCCTGCTGAAGAACGCGGACGGACTCGACGCCGGCCAGGACCGGATCACCGGCCTCCTCGACCAGGTGAAGGGTCTGCCCTCGGTCGACTCCGTGCGGGGCCCCTGGTCGCAGGGGGGTGCCGTCTCGCGGGACGGCACGATCGGCTACGCCACCGTCGCTCTCGACGACGGGGACGGCCCGCTCCCCGCCGAGGACCTGACCCGGCTGCTGGAGACCGTGCGGGAGGCCGGCGGCGACGGGCTGGTGACCGCCGTCGGGGGCGAGGCCACCCGGGGAGCCGAGGAGTCGGGCGGCGGAGCCGCCGAGGGCGCGGGGATGCTCGCCGCCCTCGTCATCCTGGTCCTCTTCCTCGGCTCGCTGGTCGCGGCCGCCGTCCCCCTGGTCACCGCCGTCCTCGCGGTCGGCGGCGCGCTCGGACTGATCGGGCTCGCCGCGCACCTCTTCACCGTCGCCGACTTCACCCCGCCGGTGATGATGCTGGTCGGCCTCGGCGTGGGCGTCGACTACGCCCTGCTGATCTTCCACCGCCACCGCACCGAACTGCTGGCCGGAGCCGACCGGCACCACGCCGCCGTACGGGCCATGGAGGTGGCCGGGCGGACCGTCCTCTTCGCCGGCGGCACCGTCATCATCGCCCTGCTCGGCCTGGTCGTCCTCGGCCTCGGCGCCCTCCAGGGCGTCGCCCTCGCGGTCGCGCTGACCGTCCTGGTCACCATGGCCGCCTCGGTCACCCTGCTGCCCGCCCTGCTCGCCCTCGCCGGAGCCCGGATCGAGCGGCGGATCCGCGCCCGGGAGGCGAAGCGGCGCGCCAGGCGCGGGGAGGCCGGCGCCGGCCTGGCGGACGGCGGGCGCCGGGCCGCCCTCGCCACGGCCGTCGGGCGCCGACCGCTGTCCGTGCTGCTCGCCGGGGCCGCCGTGCTGGTGGCGCTCTCGGCACCGGTGCTCGGGATGCGGCTCGGCTTCGCCGACGCCGGGACCGACCCGGCCGGGTCGAGCAGCCGCACCGCGTACGACCTGACGGCCGAAGGGTTCGGCCCCGGCTTCAACGGGCCGCTGGTGGTCGTCGCCGAGGGCGGCGACGCCACGTCGGGAAGGCGACTGGCCACGGCGCTCGGCGAGGCGGAGGGCGTGGCGGCGGTCCAGGGCCCGTTCCCCGCCGGGGACGGGGGGATCGCCACCGTGCTGGCCTTCCCGGAGACAGGGCCGCAGGACGAGGCCACCGCCCAACTGGTGCGTGAGCTGCGCGCCGACGTGCTGGCGCCGCTCACCGAGGAGACGGGGGAGCGCTACCGGGTGGGCGGGCCGACCGCCGCCGCGCTGGACTTCGCCGACTCCGTCTCCGGGCGGATGCCGCTCTTCGTCGCCGTGGTGGTGGGGCTCTCCACCCTGCTGCTGCTCGTGGTCTTCCGTTCCCTGCTGGTGCCGCTGAAGGCGGCGGTGCTCAACCTGCTCTCCATCTCCGCGGCGCTCGGCGTCGTCACGCTGGTCTTCCAGAACGGCTGGTTCGGGGTGACCGGCGGGCCGGTGGAGGCGTTCGTCCCGGTGATGGTCTTCGCCATCGTCTTCGGCCTCTCCATGGACTACGAGGTCTTCCTCGTCTCCCGGATGCGCGAGGTGTGGCTGCGTGCCGGCGACGCGCGGCAGGCGGTGGGTGAGGGGCTGGCCGCCACCGGCAAGGTGATCACGGCGGCCGCCGCCATCATGATCGTGGTCTTCGCCGCCTTCGTACTGAGTCCGGGGCGGATGCTCCAGCAGTTCGGGCTGGCGCTGGCGGTGGCGGTGCTGCTCGACGCGGTGGTGATCCGCTGCCTGATCGTCCCGGCGGTGATGCGGCTGCTGGGCGCCCGCGCCTGGTGGCTGCCCGGGCCGCTCGCCCGGGTCCTGCCCCGGTCCGGGACACGGGGCGGCTGAGCGCGGCGGGCCCGCGCCCCCGGGGGGGCGTGGGCCCGCGTACGTGTACCGAGCGGTCTCAGGCCGCCGGCGCGGTCCCGCCGGTGGAGGCGGCCGCCTCCAGGGCGTCGGCGCGGCGGGCCCGGTGGGCCATCCAGGCGGCGACCAGGGCGCCGGAGACGTTGTGCCAGACGGAGAAGACGGCGGCGGGCAGGGCGGCCATCGGGGAGAAGTGGGCGGTGGCCAGGGAGGCGGCGAGGCCGGAGTTCTGCATGCCGACCTCGAAGGACATGGCGCGGCTGGCGGGGGCGCCGAGGCCGAAGAGGCGGCCCGCGCCGTAACCGAGGGCGAGCCCCAGCCCGTTGTGGAGGACCACCGCGAGGATCACGGTGAGCGCCGCCGACTTGATGGCGTCGGCGCTGCCGGAGACCACCGCCGCCACGATGGCCGCGACGGCGACGGAGGAGAGCCACGGCATGGCGGGCAGCACCCGGTCGACGTGCCGTCCGGCGGCCAGACGGACCAGGACACCGGCGATCACCGGGAGCAGCACGGTCTTCAGGATGTCGCCGACCATGGCGCCCGCGTCCACCGGCAGGTACTCCCCGGCCAGCAGCAGCGTCAGCGGCGGGGTGATGAGCGGGGCCAGCACGGTCGAGACGGTGGCGACCGAGACGGAGAGCGCCACGTCGCCCCGGGCGAGGTAGGTGACGACGTTGGAGGCGGTGCCGCTGGGGGCGCAGCCGACCAGGATCACGCCGGCCGCAAGTGCGGGCGGCAGGGAGAGCGCGTGGGCCACGAGCCAGCCGAGCCCGGGCATGATCACGTAGTGCGCGACCAGGCCGAGCACCACCGCCCACGGCCGCTTCACCACGCCCTGGAAGTCCAGCGGCGTCATCGTCAGGCCCATGCAGAACATGACGCAGCCCAGCAGATAGGGCACGCCGCCGGTCCACCCGGCGAAGAGAGACGGGCCGGCGAGGCCGAGAGCGCCCGCGGCGAGGACGAGGAGCGGGAAGAGCGTGACCGCGCGGCGGGCCGCGCGGTCCCTGGCGCCGTCGGCGCCGCTGTGGGGGGTCATCTGTCCGGACTGCACGCCCGCGATGCAACGCCCGGTGGGCGGGCACCGCAAACCCGTCTCGTCATGTGGTCACTACATCTGTCCGGCCGTCTCGCCCGTCCCGTCCCCGGCCGGACCGGTGCGCGGCGGCAGGGGCAGCGGCAGCCCCGGCAGCCCGTCCATGCTGGCGCGGATGTGCTCCTTCTTGGCGAAGTAGGCGTCGAGCGAGGCGTCGTCCTCCCGGGCGAACCGCTTGGCGTGCAGGTCGCGGTCCGACTCGTACGCCATGAAGGGCACCGCGTAGCCGCAGGAGTCGCGGACCCTCTCGGCGCGCACGACGATCACCGCGCGCAGCCCGTGCGGGACCGGGTCGACGCCGGAGAAGCGGGCCACCAGTTCCTCGAAGCGCGGGTCGTCCCGGAAGACCGGCTCGCCCCGGCCGTGCACCCGCACGATGGTGGGCGGGCCCTGGAAGGCGCACCACATCAGGGTGATCCGGCCGTTCTCGCGGAGGTGGGCGACGGTCTCGGAGTGGCTGCCGGCGAAGTCCAGGTAGGCCACGGTGTGCGGATCGAGCACGGTGAACGAGCCGGTGACGCCCTTGGGGGAGAGGTTGACCGTGCCGTCCTCGGCGAGCGGGGCGGTAGCCGTGAAGAACACCGGCTGGGCCTCGATGAAGGTGCGGAGGCGGCCTTCGATACGTGCGTATTCCTTACCCATGCGGATCATTATTCGCCTGTCCGTGCGATCGGGGGCAGGGTTTTCCCGTCACGGGGCGGACGCTTTGACGAAACATGCAGCCCGGTGCATAGTTATGCCTGACGGTGTGCATCGTAGGGGGAGCCTCGCCCGGCGGCCCGCGCCACCGGAGCACACCACCCGTCCCGTGCGAGGAAGCGAGTACAGCAGTGAGCAGCAACAACGGTGACGTCCGCCTCTGGGGCGGCCGGTTCGCGGACGGCCCCGCCGAGGCACTGGCCAAGCTGTCGGCCTCGGTCCACTTCGACTGGCGGCTCGCCCCGTACGACATCGCGGGCTCCCGCGCCCACGCGCGCGTGCTGCGCACCGCGGGGCTGCTCACCGAGGACGAGCTGACCCGGATGCTGGCCGGCCTGGACCGGCTGGAGGCGGACGTCGCCGACGGCTCCTTCACCGGCACCATCGCCGACGAGGACGTGCACACCGCGCTGGAGCGCGGCCTGCTGGAGCGCCTCGGCCCCGACCTGGGCGGCAAGCTCCGCGCCGGCCGCTCCCGCAACGACCAGGTCGCCACCCTCTTCCGGATGTACCTGCGCGACCACGCCCGGGTCATCGGCGGACTGCTCGCCGAACTCCAGGACGCGCTGGTCGGCCTCGCCGAGGCCCACCCGGACGTGGCCATGCCCGGCCGCACCCACCTTCAGCACGCCCAGCCGGTGCTCTTCGCCCACCACGTCCTCGCCCACGTCCAGGCGCTCTCCCGGGACGCCGAGCGGCTGCGGCAGTGGGACACCCGCACCGCCGTCTCGCCGTACGGCTCCGGCGCGCTGGCCGGTTCCTCGCTCGGGCTCGACCCGCAGGCGGTCGCCAAGGACCTCGGCTTCGAACGGGGCTCCTCGGGCAACTCCATCGACGGCACCGCCGCCCGCGACTTCGTCGCCGAGTTCGCCTTCATCACCGCGATGGCGGGGGTCAATCTCTCCCGGATCGCCGAGGAGGTCATCCTCTGGAACACGAAGGAGTTCTCCTTCGTCACCCTGCACGACGCCTTCTCCACCGGCTCCTCGATCATGCCGCAGAAGAAGAACCCGGACATCGCCGAGCTGGCCCGGGGCAAGTCCGGTCGCCTCATCGGCAACCTCACCGGCCTGCTCGCCACCCTCAAGGCGCTCCCGCTGGCGTACAACCGGGACCTCCAGGAGGACAAGGAGCCGGTCTTCGACTCCGTCGACCAGTTGGAGATCCTGCTTCCGGCCTTCACCGGCATGATGGCCACGCTCACCGTGCACCGGGAGCGGATGGAGGAGCTGGCGCCCGCCGGTTTCTCCCTCGCCACCGACATCGCCGAGTGGCTGGTCCGCCAAGGCGTGCCGTTCCGCGTCGCCCACGAGGTGGCGGGCGAGTGCGTCAAGGTCTGCGAGGCCGAGGGGATCGAGCTGGACCAGCTCACCGACGAGCAGTTCGGCGAGATCTCCGCACACCTCACCCCCGAGGTCCGCACCGTCCTGGACGTCCCCGGGGCCCTCGCCTCCCGCAGCGGACGCGGCGGCACCGCGCCCTCCGCCGTCGCCGCCCAGCTGGTCGAGGTCAAGGCCGACCTGGTCGTCCAGCACGCCTGGGCCGAGGCGAAGCAGCCCGCCGGCAAGTGATCCGGCGGGCTCCGCGCCCGTCGGAGGGGACCCCGTACCGCCGCGCCGGTGCGGGGTCCTCGCGTGCGCAAAGGAGCGTGCCGCCGCCGAACCGGCCGGCTGGGGCCTCCCGGCGCGCGGGCGCCGGTCCGCGGAGACGCGATGCGCGGGGTGCGGCGCACGGCCCCATCCGTCGGCGGTCCGCCAGGAGCTCCCGGCCGTCCGGGCCGCGGCCTCACGCCTTTCCGGCCCACCGCTCCAGCCGCTCGAAGTCCGCCTCCCGCAGGCCCACGGTCCGGTCGATCTGCAGCAGCAGCGCGGGCGCCGGGTGGTGGCGCCGGGCCCACAGCTCGTCGGCCTCCGTGAGGTCGTCGTCCACCCACGCGAACCGGCGGCCGTCGGCGTAGGCGAGCAGGCGGCGCGTCTTCCAGAACGTGCCCGCCGGTCCCGGCACGGCCGGGGCGGGGAATTCGACGTACGGCAGCGGCGGCAGGCCGAGGACCGGGGCGATCCAGGCGTTGGCCTCGTCCTCCCAGGTCGTCGCCCACACCAGTTCGTACCGGTGCCGGAGCGCGCGCAGCCGCGTGCCGTGGGCCGGGTCGAGCAGAACCGTCAGCGGCTCCGGCCAGCTCCAGCCCGCCGGGCGCATCAGGTGCGGGTGGAAGCCGTCCGGCGGCGCGGGCGCGCCGAGGGCGCCGTACGGGTTGAGGGGCCCGTCCACGTCCAGGAAGAGCAGCGGCTTCATCATCCCAGGGTGCCTGCTCGGCCGGGGGGAGTCGCGGTGCGGGTGCCCGCGTCTCTCCGCGCGGCGTGTCACGCCGGCCCGCAGTTGATACGGAAGTATCCCGCGTGAGACGAACCTGTCTCATCTGGGTTAGTGTTGTCCCATGTCAGTCGATCGTGACCAGATGCTCCGCGCCGCCGCCGCGCTCCTCGCCCGCAACCCCGGCGCCACCATGGACGAGGTGGCCCGTGCCGTCGGCGTCGGCCGGGCGACCCTGCACCGGCACTTCGCCGGCCGGGACGCCCTGGTGCGGGCCCTGGAGGAGCAGGGCATCGCGGAGTTCGGCGCCGCCATGGACGCCGCCCGCCTCGACGAGGGCAGCTCCGAGGAGGCCCTGCGCCGCCTCGTGGCCGCCCTGGAGCCCGGCGCCCAGCTCTACGGCTTCCTGGTCAACGAGGCCCAGCTCTTCCAGGAGGACGTCAACGAGGGCTGGGACCGGCTCGACGCCCGGATCGCCGCCTTCTTCCGGCGGGGCCAGGAGCGCGGCGAGTTCCGCATCGACCTGCCCGCCGCCTGGCTGACCGAGGCGCTCTACGGACTCCTGGGCGCGGCGGTCTTCGCCGTGCAGCAGGGCCGCGTCGCCGCCAACGACTTCACCTACCTGATGGCCGAGCTGATGCTCGGCGGAGCGCGCCGGAGCGTGACCCGATGACCGCCTCCCACTCCACCCGGGCCGCCGACCAGGAGCTGAGCCGGTCCGGTCGCTGGATCGCCCTCGCCGTCCTCGTGCTGGCCGTCCTGCTGGTGGCCGTCGACGCCACCGTGCTGGGCCTCGCGACGCCGTTCCTCAGCGAGGACCTGAGGCCGACCGGCACCCAGCTGCTGTGGATCGGCGACGTCTACTCCTTCGTCATCGCCGGCCTGCTGGTCTCGATGGGCAGCCTCGGCGACCGCATCGGCCGCAAGAAGATGCTCCTCACCGGCGCCACCGCGTTCGGCCTGGTGTCGGTCCTCAACGCCTACGCCACCTCGCCCGAGCTGATGATCGTGGCCCGTGCCCTGCTCGGTGTCGCCGGGGCCACCCTGATGCCGTCCACGCTGGCGCTGATCCGCAACATCTTCCACGACGCCCGCGAGCGCAGCGTCGCCATCGGCATCTGGGGCGCGGCGGCCTCGGCGGGCGCCGCCGTCGGCCCGGTCGTCGGCGGGTTCCTGCTGGAGCACTTCTGGTGGGGCTCGGTCTTCCTCATCAACCTGCCCGTCATGGCCGTGCTGGTGATCGTCGGCCTCAAGCTGCTCCCCGAGTCGAAGAACCCCGCGCCCGGCCCCTGGGACCTGCCCAGCGTCGGCCTCTCCCTGGTCGGCATCATCGCCGTGGTCTACGCGATCAAGGAAGGCGCCGTGCACGGCGCCTCGTGGGACGTCGGGGCGGCCGCCCTCCTGGGGCTCGCCGCGCTGGCCTGGTTCGTCCGCCGCCAGCTCACCCTGACGTCCCCGCTGCTGGACATGCACCTCTTCCGCAACCGGGGCTTCTCCGCCGCCGTCCTCGCCGACCTCCTGACCATCCTGGGCCTGGCCGGTCTGGTCTTCTTCCTCTCCCAGTACCTCCAGCTCGTCCAGGGCAGGCGACCGCTGGAGGCCGGGCTCGCCGAACTCCCGGCCGCCGTCGGCGCCGTCATCGCCGGTCTGCTCGCGGGCCGGGCCGCCCGCCGCTTCTCGGTCCGCGCGGTGGTCTCCGGCGGGCTCGCCTCGATCGGCCTGGCACTGGGGGCGATCACCCTGGTCGGCCAGGACACCGCCTACCCGCTGCTCGGCGCGATCCTGCTGGTGGTCGGCGTCGGTGCCGGGCTCGCCTTCACCGTGACCGCAGACGTGATCCTCTCCACCGTGCCGAAGGAGCAGGCCGGTGCGGCCTCCGCCGTCTCGGAGACCGCCTACGAACTGGGCGCCGCCCTCGGCATCGCCCTGCTCGGCTCCATCGTCACGGGCGTCTACCGCGGCTTCGCGACCCCGGCGGGGACGCCGGGCCCCGTGGCCGACGCCGCCCACGAGTCCCTCGGCGGCGCCGTCGAGGCCGCCTCGGAGCTGCCGGCGCGGACCGGGGCCGAGCTGGTGGCCGCCGCGCAGCGCGCCTTCGTCGACGGCCTGCACACCGCCTCCTCGGTCGGTGCGCTGGTGCTGGTCGCCACCGCCGTGGCCGCCTGGTTCCTGCTCCGGGGCCAGCGTCTGGAGGGCGGG
This window encodes:
- a CDS encoding MFS transporter translates to MTASHSTRAADQELSRSGRWIALAVLVLAVLLVAVDATVLGLATPFLSEDLRPTGTQLLWIGDVYSFVIAGLLVSMGSLGDRIGRKKMLLTGATAFGLVSVLNAYATSPELMIVARALLGVAGATLMPSTLALIRNIFHDARERSVAIGIWGAAASAGAAVGPVVGGFLLEHFWWGSVFLINLPVMAVLVIVGLKLLPESKNPAPGPWDLPSVGLSLVGIIAVVYAIKEGAVHGASWDVGAAALLGLAALAWFVRRQLTLTSPLLDMHLFRNRGFSAAVLADLLTILGLAGLVFFLSQYLQLVQGRRPLEAGLAELPAAVGAVIAGLLAGRAARRFSVRAVVSGGLASIGLALGAITLVGQDTAYPLLGAILLVVGVGAGLAFTVTADVILSTVPKEQAGAASAVSETAYELGAALGIALLGSIVTGVYRGFATPAGTPGPVADAAHESLGGAVEAASELPARTGAELVAAAQRAFVDGLHTASSVGALVLVATAVAAWFLLRGQRLEGGAATAHP
- a CDS encoding HAD domain-containing protein, with amino-acid sequence MKPLLFLDVDGPLNPYGALGAPAPPDGFHPHLMRPAGWSWPEPLTVLLDPAHGTRLRALRHRYELVWATTWEDEANAWIAPVLGLPPLPYVEFPAPAVPGPAGTFWKTRRLLAYADGRRFAWVDDDLTEADELWARRHHPAPALLLQIDRTVGLREADFERLERWAGKA
- a CDS encoding MMPL family transporter codes for the protein MARTEAVPASSAATPPPGRLGRIAAGSMRHRGTALLLWLVLVAALTAGAQAAGDGYRNDHSLPGTDSQAAADLLAAHGAGPEDRTVRVLLKNADGLDAGQDRITGLLDQVKGLPSVDSVRGPWSQGGAVSRDGTIGYATVALDDGDGPLPAEDLTRLLETVREAGGDGLVTAVGGEATRGAEESGGGAAEGAGMLAALVILVLFLGSLVAAAVPLVTAVLAVGGALGLIGLAAHLFTVADFTPPVMMLVGLGVGVDYALLIFHRHRTELLAGADRHHAAVRAMEVAGRTVLFAGGTVIIALLGLVVLGLGALQGVALAVALTVLVTMAASVTLLPALLALAGARIERRIRAREAKRRARRGEAGAGLADGGRRAALATAVGRRPLSVLLAGAAVLVALSAPVLGMRLGFADAGTDPAGSSSRTAYDLTAEGFGPGFNGPLVVVAEGGDATSGRRLATALGEAEGVAAVQGPFPAGDGGIATVLAFPETGPQDEATAQLVRELRADVLAPLTEETGERYRVGGPTAAALDFADSVSGRMPLFVAVVVGLSTLLLLVVFRSLLVPLKAAVLNLLSISAALGVVTLVFQNGWFGVTGGPVEAFVPVMVFAIVFGLSMDYEVFLVSRMREVWLRAGDARQAVGEGLAATGKVITAAAAIMIVVFAAFVLSPGRMLQQFGLALAVAVLLDAVVIRCLIVPAVMRLLGARAWWLPGPLARVLPRSGTRGG
- a CDS encoding TetR/AcrR family transcriptional regulator, giving the protein MSVDRDQMLRAAAALLARNPGATMDEVARAVGVGRATLHRHFAGRDALVRALEEQGIAEFGAAMDAARLDEGSSEEALRRLVAALEPGAQLYGFLVNEAQLFQEDVNEGWDRLDARIAAFFRRGQERGEFRIDLPAAWLTEALYGLLGAAVFAVQQGRVAANDFTYLMAELMLGGARRSVTR
- a CDS encoding bile acid:sodium symporter family protein — translated: MTPHSGADGARDRAARRAVTLFPLLVLAAGALGLAGPSLFAGWTGGVPYLLGCVMFCMGLTMTPLDFQGVVKRPWAVVLGLVAHYVIMPGLGWLVAHALSLPPALAAGVILVGCAPSGTASNVVTYLARGDVALSVSVATVSTVLAPLITPPLTLLLAGEYLPVDAGAMVGDILKTVLLPVIAGVLVRLAAGRHVDRVLPAMPWLSSVAVAAIVAAVVSGSADAIKSAALTVILAVVLHNGLGLALGYGAGRLFGLGAPASRAMSFEVGMQNSGLAASLATAHFSPMAALPAAVFSVWHNVSGALVAAWMAHRARRADALEAAASTGGTAPAA
- a CDS encoding pyridoxamine 5'-phosphate oxidase family protein — its product is MGKEYARIEGRLRTFIEAQPVFFTATAPLAEDGTVNLSPKGVTGSFTVLDPHTVAYLDFAGSHSETVAHLRENGRITLMWCAFQGPPTIVRVHGRGEPVFRDDPRFEELVARFSGVDPVPHGLRAVIVVRAERVRDSCGYAVPFMAYESDRDLHAKRFAREDDASLDAYFAKKEHIRASMDGLPGLPLPLPPRTGPAGDGTGETAGQM
- the argH gene encoding argininosuccinate lyase codes for the protein MSSNNGDVRLWGGRFADGPAEALAKLSASVHFDWRLAPYDIAGSRAHARVLRTAGLLTEDELTRMLAGLDRLEADVADGSFTGTIADEDVHTALERGLLERLGPDLGGKLRAGRSRNDQVATLFRMYLRDHARVIGGLLAELQDALVGLAEAHPDVAMPGRTHLQHAQPVLFAHHVLAHVQALSRDAERLRQWDTRTAVSPYGSGALAGSSLGLDPQAVAKDLGFERGSSGNSIDGTAARDFVAEFAFITAMAGVNLSRIAEEVILWNTKEFSFVTLHDAFSTGSSIMPQKKNPDIAELARGKSGRLIGNLTGLLATLKALPLAYNRDLQEDKEPVFDSVDQLEILLPAFTGMMATLTVHRERMEELAPAGFSLATDIAEWLVRQGVPFRVAHEVAGECVKVCEAEGIELDQLTDEQFGEISAHLTPEVRTVLDVPGALASRSGRGGTAPSAVAAQLVEVKADLVVQHAWAEAKQPAGK